ttattataatacATGAATATAAAGGAGTACCTagaaatttaataatatgtcATTTACCATTTGGTCCAACATTATTCTGTACAATTAAGGATTGTAAAATGAGACATGAGTTTTTagatcaaataaataatatatctacTTGTAACCCTCActtaatatttcataattttaattccGATTTAGGTAAAAgaattatgaatatttttaaatatttatttcctcCAGTTAAAATgagaataaataaaagacgattttcaaaaaataaaaataaaattcctatttcaaataatatggGTAATCAAAATTTAGCTAACGCTATTAATCATAATGAAGAAGGAGAAGAAGATGAAGAAGCAAATGATAATTCAATTCAAatatctataaaaaattctgaatattataatcttgaaaaatttgaaaataatagagTACTtgcattttataataaaaatgatataatctATTTTCGTCATTATAATTGggaaacaaatgaaaaaaatgaaattatattaaatgagGTTGGTCCAAGATTTAGCTTCCTTGTTTatagaataaataaagaagctCTCGATTCCCTTAACGAAGATTATGAATATGTATATCATCCATTTATAAACTCAAAAAAAGCaatgttataataattatcaaaaaatgtaaatatacatttgtttttaactatacattttaaattcattttttacattttccttttacatatattaaatgtgcacatataaatattaatgggTATACTAGCCATTTACGAATACCTGTGTGCATTTTccatatatgttttatttatttcttttttttgttttcatattttgcactcatttgttttatcatttaattaagactaataaataaacaatcaattaataaaaattaagtaCTACCTATTTATTATGGATCCATTGTTTTTACTAAATAAATACGAAGCCTTGGCTTGTTAATTTAAGGCAAtgtcttttattataatgcatattaaaagaataaGTATCCTtaaactttatttttaaataagtataataattacGGCAAAGCCAACACTCTATCAGCCGAGCCAGACCGCTTTGCTTATTCTTTTCCCCAATTTTGTGTGCATGTCTTTTTACCGCTACTTTTCACCGCTACTTTTTATCGCTACTTTTTAAAGCGCTTAACGAATTGagaaatgataaaaataagcgTATGCAACTCCTTTAatgtgataaaataaaatcgcgttaaattgtttttccCACCTAGATTATATTTAGTAATCATAGAAAAGTAAAtactaaatatatacacctATGCAGTGATCATTccttaaaatatttttttttaaataaagccAGTTCATTACtctcatatattttattcaatCACATATATCACCTTTATACATTATTAACGAATGAAGCAAAACTAAATAAGTACCCATTTTTGAGTTATAgccaattttaaaataaaaaaagtagtaCAGCTAAATAGACTTTATTTATAGCTCgatttatttgataaaatataatacgtCTTAACAagatagtaaaaaaaaaaggattgttataaatattgtctCCTTATATAAGTACaccattattttcaatatattattaattataaaattatgcagacttttttatttttaaataagtaGAGAACAAACTAAGTAAGTATACAACATagtaataacaaaaattatagtgTACTAgtggaaaataattaaggttatgatataaaatataaaaattatatttataataatattttaaaataaattgaagaatataaatatataattttcttaaatataaaatggaaaatatatataatattatacattctttaatatattttatgtaatatatattactcTCGATATTTccaatttatattatcaaattattatatttccatatattcttaaaaaaaaaaaaaaagaccgATATATTCGTacttcatatttttcttttatttcgataagtatgtttattattttatttttttgcacaTGCATAGTTTTCAATTATATGCCATTTTCATCTTAGCATACATTTTTACTATACGTTTTAcgtataattattatgtacAAAGATTATACGATCTCGCgagttattaaaaaaatccaaGTTATCACCAAATATTTCttaacaatataataaatctttcaaaatatttttcgtatacttatttaattttttttaaactattttttactgtttttttttttttttattattaatttatatactttaaGTACCccattttaaatgaaaatccAATTTTGTTATCAAATATTGCTTGTGAAAGccactttttaatatttctttttttttctcgtgcttaaatttttatgtatatatgatagCTATTcgttatttattatttattttattattatcttgCACAGTATACTATTTTGTTCGTCTTTAGTATGTGCATATTTCAGTTATCTCTGCCTTTTAAACGATTTTACTTACCTCGTTATATAGTcaccaaataaaattttcgaGCACTTCACATACTCcgttatttttaaattcttttttcgtatcttatcaatttttatgaatggtataattttattttaatcaCCCCAATTCGTGATCCATAGTTTTGTAAGCATTTTACGATAAGCCAAGACAACAAGAGAGTGTGAGTTTGGTTTCGCAAAATAATTCACAAAAATATTCGGTGCTGTGTTTCAAACAAAATGGATGTATGCGAATTTGTTGATCCAATaaggaaaagaaaaataacaaataatttaattgactttgataaatatgtatataaagaaaaaaatgataagtGTGAAGAAAAGCAAAGTAATGAATatgttgtaaaaaaaaaaaaaaaaaaaaaattaagaagGGTATTGGACAGTTCAAATAGTGATAGTAGTGATAAAGAGAATAtcaaaaaagaatataacaACGAAtgtgaagaaaataaaaaaaatgatgatgagCTTTTATGTAAAAGTTATGAAGATAGTATGAcaaatgataatgaaattgaagaaagaaaagaatatgaaagaaatttaaaaaagttgtATAATTGTTTACTAGGTTcaataaaagtaaaaaataaaattataaaatattttacacaaaatataaaagaaaaaagacaagatataataaaagaatttgTAAAAGGTTCATTtagaattaataattatgatgcAGATTTTGAagattttgaaaaaaatgtaaatacatttcataaattaaaaaaatatcaaaaatgtGGAGTTTATtggttatatattttatataaagaaaaaaaaaatggaattttAGCTGATGAAATGGGATTAGGAAAAACAGCCCAGACATGTGTATTTTTagattatatgtataaaacaaataaattacaaaataaaactatTATAGTAGCACCAACaagtttattaaaaaactGGGACAACGAAATAGATATGTGGTGTCCATATCTTAAGaatcataaaattatatattatggaaatcaaaatgaaaggaaatatttagcttatgatatatttacaaataaaaaaaaaaataataataataatacaatacatttaattattactaGTATTAATATGTTAACTGGAAAAAACGATGCTGCATATTTTAGACAAATTCGTAAATATGATTATCTAATTTTTGATGAagcacattttttaaaaaataaaaattcattaaTCTATAAAAAGTTGCAAAAAAGAATTGTTTTTagtaacaaaatattactTACTGGTTCTCCTATTCAAAACAAAACACAAGAACTAACGAAccttcttttatttttaatgccacatatatttacagAGCAGAATATAAATGCTGCTATGGATGCCTTTTTAAAGTTATATCAAGAGGTAATCGAGAAAAAAGACGAGCTAGATGACACCCAATTAGAATCCAATACTCAATCGCGTAACTACAATATTATGgatatttatgaaatagAATCCGAACCAGATGAAAAtaagcaaaataaaataaaaacaaataaggATGATGATGTATATTGTGTAAGTGATAGTTATGgagatgaagaaaatgaaaataattcggatgaagaaaaagatGAAGGATATATGTGTGAAAATACTCGaactattataaaaaattatcttGATGAAACAATCAAACatcatgaaaaaaatgttgatattaaaaataaagaaattattttattacaacTAATTATTGAACCATATATTCTTCGACGATCTAAAAAACACGTTTTTATAGATATGCCTAAAAAGCAtagtataataattaaactGCCTCTAAATAACACACAACTcgatttatataaagacGAGATATTGTCAAAATTGCAACACACACATAAGCATTTAGAATTTTTACAAACAAATTCAAGTAAAGAAGAGATGGACAAACTAAAATCAATACTAGAAGGAAAAACAGAAAAGGAAtctaaaaatttacaaacgAACGAATCAAACAGTACAACGGATACTAAAAATTTCGACGAAATGAAAGGAAGTAGTGATAATTATGATGAAGATGATGATAAAATCGATGAAGAAAcgataaatatagaaaaggaagaagagaatgatgaagaaaataaagcaaaaattataataaacaaaagaGAGGATGAAGAAATGGTAAAAATTAGCCAAGTCACTTCTACATCATCACAAAATAGTAATAGTAGTGGTACTACAAAAGAAGAGAGAGGTAAAATGATTAATGCttctattttcattttaagaAGAATATGTAATCATCCATTgttacataaatattattattcggttgatgatataaaaaaaatatcgaaatatttttataataatacgGATCAATATTTAGATTTAGATTTAAAAACAGTggaaaatgaatttatgaaaatctCCGATTTTGATATACATTTATCAATTAAACATTTAATATCTCAAGgagataataatttaaataaatatttaatagataaaaaacatattttaaatagtaCAAAAATACATCATATGTTAACtcttattaaaaatataaaagaaaaaaaagaaaaagttttaattttttcacaatATACTACATTTTTAGATATTATTGAAGAATCACTATTATAcgaatttatttatgatgAGAATGATTATGCTGAGCATTCCAGTTTTGTTGATAAAACTCAGAGTGTtagtaaacaaaataacGAAGTAGAAACCGACCACAATAATGAAGTAGAAAATGGCCACAATAATGACAAacaaaataacaatttttcaaaacGAACTAGCTTTAATAAAGATGATGATACTTATATGCGATCCCCTTCAGCAATGTCTACTTCTTCACAATTATCCGAAAAAAGaacacaaaataatatttatgtcCGATTAGATGGTTCGACAAATACCATTGAAAGACagcaaattataaaagagTTTTCggaaaatgataatgtttttatttttttactttcaaCAAAAGCGGGTGGTGTTGGCTTGAACTTAATCGCAGCTAACCATGTCATTCTCATGGACCAGGTAATGATCAAAAACGGCCCACCATAATAGGAAGGGAAATTACCATCAAAATTGCCATCAAAATAGGCACCTGTTCCTCTTCAAACTTATCCATATTTGAGCATTTCTCTTTCCCTTTTTGCGCAGGACTGGAACCCCCACAACGATAGACAAGCCGAAGACCGGGTGCACAGATTGGGTAAGCCAGtgaacgaaaaaaaaaaaaaaaaaaaagaaaaaaacgaaaaaaaatatgacgAAAAAACGGCAAAAAAGGAGACTACTTGGTCACCCGCAAAATTAACTGCACCATTTTTGTATTCCCTTTTTTGActaataattatgttatttttttaggacaaaaaaaagaggTATACATTTATCGACTATGttgtaaaaatacaatagaGGAGACAGTTCTTAAGGTTGGAataggaataaaaaaaatgttttttttcatattttttatataaatatatattcaaatattaaCCTTTTAtgtcttatattttttcattgtaGTGTTGTAAAGCTAAATTACACCTTGATCAAGCTTTTGGAGGAAATAGCGATTTATTACAAACAGCTTTTATAAAAGtaagctattttttttttttttttttttttttttttgagttatcatatttaattatatacatatgtatactCAAGTTTTGTCCATTTGGAAACAATGCttaatgtattattatgtagCAAATATTTTGCTCTTTTTTACATTCAAAATAagatatgtatatatatattatatacatgctAAGCTCTTTTTATTccctattattttttgtatatgaGTGTGCGCATGTTTACATGCATGGCTAGATATGGCTATACATCCGTTTTGAGatcataattaaatataataatttttccgCCTTTCCAcatttttcactttttcacgttttttacctttttcgtttttttccctttttagGATGCCTTAAATGTAGtggaaatgaaataaaaataattttttatttatattcgctctatatttttttataatgtaaataaatgtggcttaaaataaaaaaaaaaaaaataacgcACATGTATATACGGGTTTTGATATGCGTATACAACTAATTATACAGTCcatccatatatttttatattttttgaagaatatattattttataatatatatcatttatgcattatatatgtattattttttttactctcatttttttgttatttttaaacaaaCTATTTAAACATTCTCAATAAcccataaataataagggCCCCCCCGATTTGTATacttgtaaaataaaataaaattatttaagcaaaaaatatgacacatatataaatagcaAAATTACGTgtaatttatgaaaaataattatatagcATTTTTATGAACTTTGTATTTCTTCTATAATATGATATTTGTCTCAAAAAACATACTTGTATATTcgtaaattattaaaaatatataaattataaaaattaacttGGTGTAAGGcttaaatacatttttacaattacgttataaaaaatggtacTTAAAAAGTTGATCATATCCATTGTAGTTGCTATCATAGCAGTCTTAGTTGTGATAAACAGTAAGAATAAATATGCCATTTtaagaaaattaaattcaaatatataatcttTAATAAACATTAAGAATATGTCTATACCGATAACTATATGCGacatatacttttttatttcttcccTTTTAAGCGACCATATACTTTATCCAGGACAGTTTAATTTTCGTAAAAATAAGTAATAATCATTGACAATTTATaaagataaattaaattaactGACCATGTCTTATGTATCAACCAGTTTATCCATCATATGCCATGCCACTAAATATGAGATGTCGATTTTGTACTTATATACGATTTTTTacacattttcatttttctttttaatttaaccTGTTTGGTACCCCCTTTAGAGGCCGATCCCCAATATATCAAACCCTTAGGTAGGCCAAGAAAATTCTTCAGAAAAATTTGGAAAActtatactttttatttaccaagtcataatatatattattttattttattcaaaattCAGGACCCAATTATGAGGAAATTATGATGCCAACCGAAGATAATCAGAAACTTCGATGGTAAATAATTCGAAAATGGAATTACATTATATAGCCAGTCTATCGCTCTATCTTCCACTTTGCTTCTTTTCACTTTGCCTCTTTTCACTTTGCTTCTTTTCACTTTGCTTACCTATAGTTGG
This sequence is a window from Plasmodium chabaudi chabaudi strain AS genome assembly, chromosome: 7. Protein-coding genes within it:
- a CDS encoding U3 small nucleolar ribonucleoprotein IMP4, putative, which gives rise to MLRRNIRLRKEYLYLKKVEEEKKKYAEKIKSIKKSYDENKKIKGDLKDEENELRKKMNLYDEKSLNKNFDDEYFFSGIENPQVLITTSRNPSAQLENFAKELKLLIPNSEKINRGSYFIKDIISFARKNNITDVIIIHEYKGVPRNLIICHLPFGPTLFCTIKDCKMRHEFLDQINNISTCNPHLIFHNFNSDLGKRIMNIFKYLFPPVKMRINKRRFSKNKNKIPISNNMGNQNLANAINHNEEGEEDEEANDNSIQISIKNSEYYNLEKFENNRVLAFYNKNDIIYFRHYNWETNEKNEIILNEVGPRFSFLVYRINKEALDSLNEDYEYVYHPFINSKKAML
- a CDS encoding DNA helicase, putative; the encoded protein is MDVCEFVDPIRKRKITNNLIDFDKYVYKEKNDKCEEKQSNEYVVKKKKKKKLRRVLDSSNSDSSDKENIKKEYNNECEENKKNDDELLCKSYEDSMTNDNEIEERKEYERNLKKLYNCLLGSIKVKNKIIKYFTQNIKEKRQDIIKEFVKGSFRINNYDADFEDFEKNVNTFHKLKKYQKCGVYWLYILYKEKKNGILADEMGLGKTAQTCVFLDYMYKTNKLQNKTIIVAPTSLLKNWDNEIDMWCPYLKNHKIIYYGNQNERKYLAYDIFTNKKKNNNNNTIHLIITSINMLTGKNDAAYFRQIRKYDYLIFDEAHFLKNKNSLIYKKLQKRIVFSNKILLTGSPIQNKTQELTNLLLFLMPHIFTEQNINAAMDAFLKLYQEVIEKKDELDDTQLESNTQSRNYNIMDIYEIESEPDENKQNKIKTNKDDDVYCVSDSYGDEENENNSDEEKDEGYMCENTRTIIKNYLDETIKHHEKNVDIKNKEIILLQLIIEPYILRRSKKHVFIDMPKKHSIIIKLPLNNTQLDLYKDEILSKLQHTHKHLEFLQTNSSKEEMDKLKSILEGKTEKESKNLQTNESNSTTDTKNFDEMKGSSDNYDEDDDKIDEETINIEKEEENDEENKAKIIINKREDEEMVKISQVTSTSSQNSNSSGTTKEERGKMINASIFILRRICNHPLLHKYYYSVDDIKKISKYFYNNTDQYLDLDLKTVENEFMKISDFDIHLSIKHLISQGDNNLNKYLIDKKHILNSTKIHHMLTLIKNIKEKKEKVLIFSQYTTFLDIIEESLLYEFIYDENDYAEHSSFVDKTQSVSKQNNEVETDHNNEVENGHNNDKQNNNFSKRTSFNKDDDTYMRSPSAMSTSSQLSEKRTQNNIYVRLDGSTNTIERQQIIKEFSENDNVFIFLLSTKAGGVGLNLIAANHVILMDQDWNPHNDRQAEDRVHRLGQKKEVYIYRLCCKNTIEETVLKCCKAKLHLDQAFGGNSDLLQTAFIKDALNVVEMK